Proteins encoded in a region of the Leifsonia sp. PS1209 genome:
- a CDS encoding Glu/Leu/Phe/Val dehydrogenase family protein yields the protein MSVLPAELVETTGVNLPHETLHVVKGRRSGLTISVAVHSTILGPALGGCRVWTYDSWAEAVADSLRLAEGMTLKNAAAGLNRGGGKTVVYLPRGTVLTNEQRYELMLDLGDAVESLGGAYMTAEDVGTSAEDMSIVATRTAHVCGLPSSEGGVGEPSDATAAGVYAGLLSTLERAVGTRSVAGRRVTVLGLGHVGSIIAMRLASEGAELTVTDVNPAKRALADALGARWVEPAEAHTVEGDLFVPAGVGGVLTDTVIDELRVKAVVGPANNQLAHRAGAERLAARGILWAPDFVVNAGGVIFLSMMNEEDASAAATQERVERIGDTVTEIFAVAEERGITTLEAAEEIALARLREPANA from the coding sequence ATGTCCGTCCTGCCCGCTGAACTGGTCGAAACGACCGGAGTGAACCTGCCGCACGAAACGCTGCATGTCGTGAAGGGGAGGCGGAGCGGCCTGACCATCAGCGTCGCGGTGCACTCCACCATCCTCGGCCCCGCGCTCGGCGGCTGCCGTGTCTGGACGTACGACTCCTGGGCGGAGGCGGTTGCGGACTCGCTCCGGCTCGCGGAGGGCATGACCCTCAAGAACGCGGCCGCCGGCCTCAACCGCGGCGGAGGGAAGACGGTCGTCTACCTCCCGCGCGGCACGGTGCTCACGAACGAACAGCGCTACGAGCTGATGCTCGACCTCGGCGACGCCGTGGAGAGCCTCGGCGGCGCGTACATGACCGCCGAAGACGTCGGCACCTCGGCCGAGGACATGTCGATCGTCGCGACGCGCACGGCGCACGTCTGCGGCCTCCCGTCCTCCGAAGGCGGCGTCGGAGAGCCGAGCGACGCGACGGCGGCCGGTGTGTACGCCGGGCTGCTCTCGACGTTGGAGCGCGCTGTCGGCACCCGCTCGGTGGCCGGTCGCCGCGTCACCGTCCTCGGGCTCGGCCACGTCGGCTCGATCATCGCGATGCGGCTCGCGAGCGAGGGCGCCGAGCTCACGGTCACCGACGTCAACCCGGCGAAGCGCGCACTGGCGGATGCGCTCGGCGCACGCTGGGTGGAGCCGGCCGAGGCGCACACCGTCGAGGGCGACCTGTTCGTGCCCGCCGGTGTCGGCGGCGTGCTGACGGACACGGTGATCGACGAGCTGCGGGTCAAGGCCGTGGTCGGTCCCGCCAACAACCAGCTCGCGCACCGCGCGGGAGCGGAGCGTCTCGCGGCGCGCGGCATCCTCTGGGCGCCCGACTTCGTCGTGAACGCGGGCGGGGTGATCTTCCTCTCGATGATGAACGAGGAGGACGCATCCGCTGCCGCCACGCAGGAGAGGGTGGAGCGGATCGGCGACACCGTCACCGAGATCTTCGCCGTCGCCGAGGAGCGCGGGATCACCACGCTCGAAGCCGCGGAGGAGATCGCGCTCGCGCGCCTGCGCGAGCCAGCAAACGCATAG
- the ddaH gene encoding dimethylargininase → MTTSWGRRLIASVSAAVAVGAIAFIAATFVLLAANQLNAAALGSITPYVMYNALVALVLTFAAALLGGLVRRWIAVITGVVVALVSTLLGTIVLFTALNVGFAAAAWAQIFQSFIGLNLPFWLAVAIALPTAGYAVYHAIDDESAFGSGTRIALVRIPATNLADGLVTHIDREPVDAELADKQWDAYVAALSQAGWQTVEVASADGLADSVFVEDTAIVFGDTAVISLPGADSRRAETPGTEAALRAQGLRIERIQEPGTLDGGDVLKVGSTVYVGRGGRTNAEGIRQLRALVAPLGYTVVGVPVTKALHLKTAVTALPDGTVIGYEPLVDNPSVFERFLPVPEAHGTAVVVLSDDTVLMSSSAPASVALVEDLGYTVVQVDISEFEKLEGCVTCLSIRIR, encoded by the coding sequence ATGACGACTTCGTGGGGCCGCCGGCTCATCGCATCCGTTTCCGCTGCCGTCGCGGTGGGCGCTATCGCGTTCATCGCGGCGACCTTCGTTCTGCTGGCGGCCAACCAGCTGAACGCCGCAGCGCTCGGAAGCATCACGCCATACGTGATGTACAACGCGCTGGTCGCACTGGTGCTCACCTTCGCCGCGGCACTCCTCGGCGGCCTGGTCCGTCGCTGGATCGCTGTCATCACGGGTGTCGTCGTGGCGCTGGTGAGCACCCTGCTCGGCACGATCGTGCTGTTCACCGCTCTGAATGTCGGTTTCGCCGCCGCGGCCTGGGCGCAGATCTTCCAGTCCTTCATCGGGCTGAACCTGCCGTTCTGGCTCGCGGTCGCCATCGCGCTGCCCACCGCCGGATACGCGGTCTACCACGCCATCGACGACGAGTCGGCCTTCGGCTCCGGCACCAGGATCGCGCTCGTCCGCATCCCGGCCACCAACCTGGCGGACGGCCTCGTCACCCACATCGACCGCGAGCCGGTGGATGCCGAACTCGCCGACAAGCAGTGGGATGCGTACGTCGCCGCCCTCTCCCAGGCCGGCTGGCAGACCGTCGAGGTCGCGAGCGCAGACGGGCTCGCGGACTCCGTCTTCGTCGAGGACACGGCCATCGTGTTCGGCGACACAGCCGTGATCAGCCTCCCTGGCGCGGACTCGCGCCGTGCGGAGACCCCGGGCACCGAGGCGGCGCTGCGCGCGCAGGGACTGCGCATCGAGCGCATCCAGGAGCCGGGGACGCTCGACGGCGGGGACGTGCTCAAGGTCGGCTCGACCGTCTACGTCGGCCGTGGCGGCCGCACCAACGCGGAGGGCATCCGCCAGCTGCGCGCTCTCGTCGCACCGCTCGGCTACACCGTGGTCGGCGTTCCGGTGACCAAGGCGCTGCACCTCAAGACGGCTGTGACCGCGCTGCCCGACGGCACGGTCATCGGCTACGAGCCGCTCGTGGACAACCCCAGCGTGTTCGAGCGCTTCCTCCCCGTTCCCGAGGCGCACGGCACCGCCGTCGTGGTCCTCTCGGACGACACGGTGCTGATGTCGTCGTCCGCGCCCGCGTCGGTCGCGCTGGTCGAGGACCTCGGATACACGGTCGTGCAGGTCGACATCAGCGAGTTCGAGAAGCTCGAGGGATGCGTGACCTGCCTCTCCATCCGCATCCGGTAA